The Brachionichthys hirsutus isolate HB-005 chromosome 11, CSIRO-AGI_Bhir_v1, whole genome shotgun sequence genome includes a window with the following:
- the ypel2b gene encoding protein yippee-like 2, which translates to MVRMTRSKTFQAYLPSCHRTYSCIHCRAHLANHDELISKSFQGSQGRAYLFNSVVNVGCGPAEERVLLTGLHAVADIYCENCKTTLGWKYEHAFESSQKYKEGKFIIELAHMIKDNGWD; encoded by the exons ATGGTCAGAATGACGCGCTCCAAGACCTTTCAGGCTTACCTGCCGAGCTGCCACAGAACCTACAGCTGCATCCACTGCCGAGCTCACCTGGCCAACCACGACGAGCTCATCTCTAAG TCCTTCCAGGGCAGCCAAGGCAGAGCCTACCTGTTCAACTCGGT GGTGAACGTCGGGTGTGGCCCCGCCGAGGAGCGAGTTCTGCTCACAGGTTTGCATGCCGTGGCGGATATCTACTGTGAGAACTGTAAGACAACCCTGGGCTGGAAATAC GAACATGCCTTTGAAAGCAGTCAGAAGTATAAAGAGGGCAAGTTCATCATCGAGCTGGCCCACATGATCAAGGACAACGGCTGGGACTGA
- the LOC137901691 gene encoding ion channel TACAN-like: MPQSLTVILEEWKCLEEEYKKLQETHKMYLQKLDEISELQTSCSSSISSHHKRFMEVSHLVNKWRTGPSVEDAKTLSEIKEKIKTRPNAFFEMEAFLPKKNGLYLSLVLGNVNVTLFSKQSKFAYKDEYEKFKLYLTVILLLLSFVCYFFFGYRFLDAILNFLLVWYYCTLTIRESILITNGSRIKGWWVFHHYVSAFLSGVMLTWPDGNQYKVFRNQFLAYSLYQSFVQCLQCYYQSGCLYRLRALGERHNMDLTVEGFQSWMWKGLSFLLPFLFFGHFWQLFNSVSLFRMARFPDCKEWQVSMCGLCFLILFMGNFFTTVAVVRQKVKSRNQKAKTRDA, encoded by the exons ATGCCTCAAAGTTTAACAGTCATTCTGGAGGAGTGGAAATGTCTGGAAGAAGAGTATAAAAAGCTTCAG GAGACGCACAAAATGTACTTACAGAAACTGGATGAGATATCCGAATTACAAAccagctgctcttcctccaTTTCCAGTCACCACAAAAGATTCATGGAGGTATCACACCTAGTGAACAA gtggcgcacAGGACCATCGGTGGAAGATGCTAAAACTTTGAGTGAaatcaaagagaaaataaagacacgACCAAATGCCTTCTTTGAAATGGAAGCTTTCCTTCCCAAGAAAAATGG ATTATACCTCAGTCTGGTTCTGGGAAATGTGAATGTGACTCTTTTCAGCAAGCAGTCAAA ATTTGCTTACAAAGATGAATATGAGAAGTTCAAGCTGTACCTTACagtcatcctgctgctgctctcctttGTGTGCTATTTCTTTTTCGGCTACAG ATTTCTTGATGCAATCCTCAATTTCCTGCTGGTATGGTACTATTGTACATTAACTATCAGGGAAAGTATCCTCATCACCAATGGTTCCAG AATCAAAGGCTGGTGGGTTTTCCATCACTATGTCTCGGCTTTCCTGTCTGGCGTGATGCTAACATG GCCAGACGGGAACCAGTACAAAGTATTCCGAAACCAGTTCCTTGCATACTCGCTGTATCAAA GTTTTGTTCAGTGTCTGCAGTGTTATTATCAGAGTGGGTGTCTGTACAGACTGAGAGCTCTGGGAGAAAGACACAACATGGACCTGACCGTCG AGGGATTTCAGTCGTGGATGTGGAAAGGGCTGTCCTTCCTTTTGCCCTTCCTCTTTTTTGGTCAT TTCTGGCAGCTCTTCAACAGCGTGTCGCTCTTCAGGATGGCTCGGTTCCCAGACTGCAAAGAATGGCAG GTCTCGATGTGTGGCCTCTGCTTCCTGATTCTATTCATGGGAAACTTCTTCACCACCGTCGCTGTGGTCCGCCAGAAAGTCAAGAGCCGGAATCAGAAGGCAAAGACACGTGACGCGTGA
- the gdpd1 gene encoding lysophospholipase D GDPD1: MCAAVYVLSTVTGYVLTSALLLRCPSLLHRRKRGTFFSRHISHRGGAAENLENTMAAFRHAVDVGTDMLELDCHLTKDEQVVVSHDGNLRRSTGINACIADTAYDALPPYSCKLGVSFEKECFCEGGEDKRMPLLRDVFDAFPNTPVNIDVKVNNDKLIRKVSELVVKYDREHLTVWGNHRNQIVKKCYKENPRIPVLFSLPRVLQLLGLYYTGLLPFVPLKEHFLEIPMPSIVNKLIDAHGFDRSLRFIAWLADSLLMRKALFEHLTARGIQVYIWVLNDDEDFQRAFDLGATGVMTDFPSRLKDFMDRNGISKPQ; this comes from the exons ATGTGTGCTGCCGTGTATGTCCTGTCAACGGTAACTGGCTATGTGCTGACCTCTGCCCTGCTGCTGAGATGCCCGTCTCTTTTGCATCGGAGGAAACGAGGAACGTTTTTCAGCAGACACATCTCCCATCGTGGAG GAGCAGCTGAAAACCTGGAAAATACCATGGCAGCTTTCAGGCA CGCCGTGGACGTCGGTACGGACATGCTGGAGTTGGACTGCCATCTGACGAAGGATGAGCAGGTCGTCGTTTCGCACGACGGCAACTTGCGGAGGTCCACGGGCATCAACGCCTGCATCGCCGACACGGCGTACGAT gcgcTCCCGCCGTACTCCTGCAAGCTGGGCGTTTCCTTTGAGAAGG AGTGTTTCTGTGAAGGGGGGGAAGACAAACGAATGCCTCTCCTCAGGGACGTTTTTGATGCCTTTCCTAATACCCCTGTCAACATAGACGTCAAGGTCAACAACGACAAGCTCAtcagaaag GTCTCTGAGTTGGTGGTGAAGTACGACAGAGAGCATCTGACTGTCTGGGGAAACCACAGGAACCAGATTGTAAAGAAGTGTTACAAAGAG AATCCTCGCATTCCGGTCTTGTTCAGCCTTCCCAGAGTGCTGCAGCTGTTGGGCCTCTATTACACCGGCCTGCTGCCCTTTGTTCCCCTCAAGGAGCATTTTCTGGAGATCCCCATGCCCTCCATTGTTAACAA ACTCATTGATGCTCATGGATTTGATCGGAGTCTACGATTTATCGCCTGGCTCGCCGACAG TCTTCTGATGAGGAAAGCTCTGTTTGAGCATCTAACCGCCCGGGGAATTCAG GTCTACATTTGGGTGCTGAACGATGACGAGGACTTCCAGAGGGCGTTTGATTTGGGAGCCACAGGAGTTATGACGGATTTTCCCAGCAGGCTTAAAGACTTCATGGACCGGAATGGCATTTCCAAGCCCCAGTGA